A single region of the Ctenopharyngodon idella isolate HZGC_01 chromosome 21, HZGC01, whole genome shotgun sequence genome encodes:
- the xndc1 gene encoding DNA repair protein XRCC1 isoform X1: MAPIKIKHIVSFTSQDSKNGVDNLCDGSDSGRAWLCSIQDRSGVLRVELQMERVSTIGFIDVGNCGSAFIQVDVGRSSWSLDHPYVTLLPTATLMSPADSKQGTGRQNVRMFKKADFLPEAAEESWDRLRVTCTQPFNKRSQFGLSFLRIRTTEGEAEDASAQHEDVAVENLRTPEKMTSVMEWLSSPAIQNTFFGRITGDDSSDAQRNAGSLSRAERMVIAAHSNRRSLSTSPCSTTSSTTPQQGDNMKTPPGEFRTSSDQMRTPQEQRRKSKARQNLINRRTPLKRSRPAASAHEPTSTSPPKSVSRHSQSPLDTQESAHQDLQSSPETRCPLCGESFSPDYLPFHASTCLDCDPAELMGVRETEVMSSRHSSSVLGSGTDEHMVPCPLCSIRFPPDCIQQHASNCGDTIEPSTVWLN; the protein is encoded by the exons ATGGCTcccatcaaaataaagcatatCGTCTCGTTTACATCACAG GATAGTAAGAATGGCGTGGATAATCTGTGTGATGGCAGTGACAGCGGCAGGGCTTGGTTGTGCAGCATCCAGGACCGCAGTGGAGTGCTCAGGGTGGAATTACAGATGGAGCGAGTATCTACTATAGGATTCATTGATGTTG GCAACTGTGGCTCTGCATTCATTCAGGTCGATGTTGGCCGCTCCTCGTGGTCATTAGACCATCCGTATGTCACCCTGCTGCCCACTGCAACCCTCATGAGTCCAGCAGACTCGAAACAGGGCACTGGCCGCCAAAATGTGCGCATgtttaaaaaag CTGATTTTCTCCCTGAGGCAGCAGAGGAGAGCTGGGACAGACTGCGAGTCACCTGCACTCAACCTTTCAACAAACGGTCACAGTTTGGTCTGTCCTTTCTGCGCATCCGCACCACGGAAGGCGAGGCTGAAGATGCCTCAGCGCAACATGAAGATGTTGCTGTTGAAAATCTG CGCACGCCAGAGAAGATGACATCTGTGATGGAGTGGCTTTCCAGCCCAGCTATCCAAAACACGTTTTTTGGCCGAATCACAGG GGATGACTCCTCAGATGCCCAAAGGAATGCTGGGAGTTTGAGCCGGGCAGAGCGCATGGTCATAGCCGCCCACTCTAACAGACGGTCTTTGTCAACATCCCCGTGCAGTACCACATCCAGCACAACACCTCAGCAAGGCGATAATATGAAAACCCCACCAG GTGAATTTAGGACTTCCAGTGACCAAATGAGAACCCCTCAAGAGCAAAGGAGGAAGTCTAAGGCACG GCAGAACCTCATAAACCGTCGCACTCCACTGAAGAGATCCAGACCTGCAGCATCCGCACATGAACCCACCTCAACAAGCCCACCCAAAAGTGTCAGCAGACACAGTCAGAGCCCATTGGACACACAGGAATCTGCCCACCAGGATCTACAGAGCTCACCTGAGACCAGATGTCCTCTTTGTGGAG AATCCTTCAGTCCTGATTACCTGCCGTTCCATGCTTCCACCTGCCTGGATTGTGATCCAGCGGAGCTCATGGGAGTCAGAGAAACAGAGGTCATGAGCTCACGGCACAGCTCTTCTGTTTTAGGCTCTGGCACAGATGAGCATATGGTTCcatgtcctctttgctccatcCGATTCCCCCCAGACTGTATCCAGCAGCACgccagcaactgtggcgacacAATCGAGCCAAGCACTGTTTGGCTGAACTGA
- the xndc1 gene encoding short transient receptor potential channel 2 isoform X2: MLVDVGRSSWSLDHPYVTLLPTATLMSPADSKQGTGRQNVRMFKKADFLPEAAEESWDRLRVTCTQPFNKRSQFGLSFLRIRTTEGEAEDASAQHEDVAVENLRTPEKMTSVMEWLSSPAIQNTFFGRITGDDSSDAQRNAGSLSRAERMVIAAHSNRRSLSTSPCSTTSSTTPQQGDNMKTPPGEFRTSSDQMRTPQEQRRKSKARQNLINRRTPLKRSRPAASAHEPTSTSPPKSVSRHSQSPLDTQESAHQDLQSSPETRCPLCGESFSPDYLPFHASTCLDCDPAELMGVRETEVMSSRHSSSVLGSGTDEHMVPCPLCSIRFPPDCIQQHASNCGDTIEPSTVWLN; encoded by the exons ATGTTG GTCGATGTTGGCCGCTCCTCGTGGTCATTAGACCATCCGTATGTCACCCTGCTGCCCACTGCAACCCTCATGAGTCCAGCAGACTCGAAACAGGGCACTGGCCGCCAAAATGTGCGCATgtttaaaaaag CTGATTTTCTCCCTGAGGCAGCAGAGGAGAGCTGGGACAGACTGCGAGTCACCTGCACTCAACCTTTCAACAAACGGTCACAGTTTGGTCTGTCCTTTCTGCGCATCCGCACCACGGAAGGCGAGGCTGAAGATGCCTCAGCGCAACATGAAGATGTTGCTGTTGAAAATCTG CGCACGCCAGAGAAGATGACATCTGTGATGGAGTGGCTTTCCAGCCCAGCTATCCAAAACACGTTTTTTGGCCGAATCACAGG GGATGACTCCTCAGATGCCCAAAGGAATGCTGGGAGTTTGAGCCGGGCAGAGCGCATGGTCATAGCCGCCCACTCTAACAGACGGTCTTTGTCAACATCCCCGTGCAGTACCACATCCAGCACAACACCTCAGCAAGGCGATAATATGAAAACCCCACCAG GTGAATTTAGGACTTCCAGTGACCAAATGAGAACCCCTCAAGAGCAAAGGAGGAAGTCTAAGGCACG GCAGAACCTCATAAACCGTCGCACTCCACTGAAGAGATCCAGACCTGCAGCATCCGCACATGAACCCACCTCAACAAGCCCACCCAAAAGTGTCAGCAGACACAGTCAGAGCCCATTGGACACACAGGAATCTGCCCACCAGGATCTACAGAGCTCACCTGAGACCAGATGTCCTCTTTGTGGAG AATCCTTCAGTCCTGATTACCTGCCGTTCCATGCTTCCACCTGCCTGGATTGTGATCCAGCGGAGCTCATGGGAGTCAGAGAAACAGAGGTCATGAGCTCACGGCACAGCTCTTCTGTTTTAGGCTCTGGCACAGATGAGCATATGGTTCcatgtcctctttgctccatcCGATTCCCCCCAGACTGTATCCAGCAGCACgccagcaactgtggcgacacAATCGAGCCAAGCACTGTTTGGCTGAACTGA
- the trpc2b gene encoding transient receptor potential cation channel subfamily C member 2b, which yields MENLTPEQWREIVNKKFRFPPELLGAIREGNINMVSSLLKTGDGIIRQLDDSEDRQWREALNLSIRLGNEDTMDTLLQGVKFDFRQIHEALLVAVDTNQPRVVKRLLDRLDLEKGNKMDVRSFSMAIFDHSIDDSQFAPGVTPLTLACQKDLYEIVTMLNQKGHEIPWPHKISCACLECTNGRQYDLLKFSLSRINTYRGIASRAYLSITAEDAMLSAFRLSRDLRKLSKKEPEFKPQYLSLEQVCQEFAVELLGMCRNQSEVTTILNSCGNLDEGSEDELDQQAFEEGIPNLARLRLAVNYNQKQFVAHPICQQVLSSIWCGSLSGWRGSRTAWKLLVSLGIFLTMPILCLIYWIAPKSKLGKILKIPVIKFLLHSASYMWFLITLLGESIAMEVYRDSFASRQHTILHSSFHMVWVVGFFWFECKEVWIEGLRSYFLDWWNCLDVMVLSMYLASFALRVVIMLKVHFLCQLPDNQDECVYFNDTLRDEWHQEDPQFIAEVLFAVTSMLSFTRLAYILPAHESLGTLQISIGKMIDDMMRFMFILVIIGTAFLCGINNVYVPFMISPNLGRLNETFSFLFWTMFGMADQTYVDMPEFVLAEFVGRILYGIYTLVIVIVLLNMLIAMITNSFQKIEDDADVEWKFARSKLYLSYFREGLTMPVPFNIIPSPKAFFYLLRGIVRRICCCCFNCNSAPDYPPLTSMDDMGSGENRIPYRQQVIRALVQRYIESARREFEEAKRKDVGNRITELSKVIGQLHAEMKQIHTNMFDYSDNTKADPSGGSSFLGKYILGAKNNFKGFNNNERKTAPFHEPVHHEQPAETVEETVNVQESQTTDTEADRKSNEEQSSEGETDNAVDDMNGTEERGKETGINDVIEISMEEGAEKNTENTSETVIDIESNSDIESEASGKRQDEVMTEKAEDNREELNTDEPTGGSALNEAETEENGEVEENNGTIEDINEDVVEVVSEGSSSEGIKFDLSQTNLVSFLAKRIEEKLEKKVLKETNFTFSGNQATSPTGSDDSQDTGFGSQEFEPSTSSP from the exons ATGGAAAACCTCACG CCAGAACAATGGCGCGAGATTGTGAACAAGAAGTTTCGCTTCCCTCCGGAGCTCCTCGGCGCCATCCGAGAGGGGAACATAAACATGGTTTCTTCGTTGCTGAAGACAGGTGACGGTATCATCCGTCAGCTGGACGACTCTGAGGACAGGCAATGGAGAGAAGCGCTAAACTTGTCCATCCGACTGGGTAATGAGGACACCATGGACACCCTTCTCCAAGGGGTCAAGTTTGACTTCCGGCAGATTCACGAAGCTCTTCTGGTGGCCGTGGACACCAACCAGCCTCGTGTGGTCAAGCGCCTCCTGGACCGGCTGGATCTAGAGAAGGGAAACAAGATGGATGTGCGCTCTTTCTCTATGGCCATTTTTGACCACTCCATTGATGATTCCCAGTTTGCACCTGGAGTGACACCATTGACACTGGCCTGTCAGAAGGATCTGTATGAAATTGTAACAATGCTCAATCAGAAAGGTCACGAAATTCCTTGGCCTCATAAAATCTCATGCGCATGTCTGGAGTGCACGAATGGACGGCAATACGATTTGCTCAAGTTCTCGTTGTCCCGTATCAACACCTACCGAGGTATTGCCAGCCGTGCTTACCTGTCCATCACCGCAGAAGATGCCATGCTCAGTGCCTTCCGACTCAGCCGCGATCTCCGCAAACTGTCTAAGAAGGAACCTGAGTTTAAG CCTCAGTATCTTAGCCTCGAGCAGGTGTGCCAGGAATTTGCTGTGGAGCTGCTTGGAATGTGCCGGAATCAAAGCGAGGTCACCACCATCCTGAACAGCTGTGGGAATCTGGATGAGGGCAGCGAGGACGAGCTGGACCAACAGGCATTTGAGGAGGGCATTCCAAACCTTGCTCGCTTGAGGCTTGCCGTCAACTACAATCAAAAACAA TTTGTAGCCCACCCGATCTGCCAGCAGGTGCTCTCCTCCATCTGGTGTGGGAGCCTTTCAGGTTGGAGGGGCAGCAGAACGGCATGGAAGCTTCTGGTGTCTTTGGGAATCTTCTTGACCATGCCTATCCTTTGCCTTATCTACTGGATCGCACCAAAGTCAAAG TTGGGGAAGATTCTAAAGATCCCAGTGATTAAATTCCTCCTCCATTCAGCTTCTTATATGTGGTTCCTGATCACGCTACTGGGGGAATCCATTGCTATGGAGGTGTATCGGGACAGCTTTGCCTCTCGTCAGCACACCATCCTGCACAGCTCCTTCCACATGGTCTGGGTGGTTG GTTTTTTCTGGTTCGAGTGTAAGGAGGTTTGGATTGAGGGCTTGAGGAGTTACTTCCTGGACTGGTGGAACTGTCTGGACGTGATGGTTCTTAGCATGTACCTGGCTTCATTTGCCCTGAGAGTGGTCATCATGCTCAAGGTCCACTTCCTCTGCCAGTTACCTGACAACCAGGATGAGTGTGTCTACTTCAACGACACTT TGCGTGATGAGTGGCATCAGGAGGATCCCCAGTTCATCGCTGAGGTGCTGTTTGCGGTGACCAGCATGCTGAGTTTCACTCGCTTGGCCTACATCCTGCCAGCACACGAGTCTCTAGGTACCCTGCAGATCTCCATTGGAAAGATGATTGACGACATGATGAG ATTTATGTTCATTTTGGTGATCATTGGAACCGCCTTCCTGTGTGGCATCAACAATGTCTATGTCCCATTTATGATCTCCCCTAATCTTGGAAG ATTAAATGAAACCTTCAGCTTCCTCTTCTGGACAATGTTTGGTATGGCCGACCAGACCTATGTGGACATGCCTGAGTTTGTTTTGGCTGAGTTTGTTGGCAGAATCCTTTATGGCATCTACACCCTGGTCATTGTCATTGTGCTTCTAAACATGCTCATTGCCATGATCACCAACTCTTTTCAGAAAATTGAG GATGATGCTGATGTAGAGTGGAAATTCGCCCGTTCAAAGCTCTACCTGAGTTACTTCAGAGAAGGACTGACTATGCCTGTCCCCTTCAACATCATCCCCTCTCCAAAGGCCTTTTTCTATCTTTTAAG AGGAATTGTCAGACggatctgctgctgctgcttcaacTGTAACTCTGCTCCAGACTATCCTCCACTCACGTCTATG GATGACATGGGCTCAGGGGAGAACAGGATTCCCTACAGACAGCAGGTCATTCGCGCTCTGGTTCAGCGCTATATCGAATCTGCCAGGAGAGAGTTTGAAGAGGCCAAGCGCAAAG ACGTTGGGAACAGGATCACAGAGCTGAGCAAAGTGATCGGCCAGCTACACGCTGAAATGAAGCAGATTCACACGAACATGTTTGACTACTCAGACAACACCAAAGCAGACCCATCAGGAGGCTCTTCTTTCTTGGGAAAGTACATCCTCGGAGCCAAAAACAACTTCAAGGGCTTCAACAACAACGAGAGAAAGACTGCTCCATTTCATGAGCCAGTACACCATGAACAACCAGCGGAGACTGTAGAAGAGACTGTAAATGTGCAGGAGTCACAGACCACTGACACAGAGGCAGACAGGAAGTCAAATGAAGAGCAAAGCAGTGAGGGAGAAACAGATAACGCTGTGGATGACATGAATGGGACAGaggagagaggaaaagagacAGGAATTAATGATGTCATTGAGATTAGCATGGAGGAGGGTGCTGAAAAGAATACAGAGAACACAAGTGAGACAGTCATAGATATAGAGTCCAATTCAGACATTGAGAGTGAAGCCAGTGGAAAAAGACAAGATGAGGTGATGACAGAGAAAGCTGAAGATAATAGAGAGGAATTGAATACAGATGAGCCGACAGGAGGATCAGCTCTAAATGAAGCAGAGACAGAGGAAAACGGAGAAGTTGAGGAAAATAATGGAACGATAGAAGATATAAATGAGGATGTAGTTGAAGTGGTCAGTGAGGGAAGTTCAAGTGAGGGCATTAAGTTTGATCTGAGTCAGACAAACCTAGTGAGTTTTTTAGCAAAGAGGATAGAGGAAAAGCTAGAGAAGAAAGTCCTAAAAGAGACGAATTTCACTTTCAGTGGAA